One window from the genome of Cryptomeria japonica chromosome 6, Sugi_1.0, whole genome shotgun sequence encodes:
- the LOC131054610 gene encoding uncharacterized protein LOC131054610 — MIEDLSSKAGNSRNQPLLTKEHVSRKFGEVAGGCAAECAAVVCCPCALLNLAALAFVKLPAGLCRKAWRKVKRKRRKKSKAVQGKDIADEDSDMQDSSGSSSQDELLTPRYSTNAMVTEQTCVSTEKVWEEVVGKSYVGFWRNLSNREQTS; from the coding sequence ATGATTGAGGATTTGAGTTCAAAAGCCGGGAATTCACGGAACCAGCCCTTGCTGACAAAGGAGCACGTAAGTCGCAAGTTTGGTGAGGTTGCAGGTGGCTGCGCTGCTGAATGTGCAGCTGTTGTTTGTTGCCCCTGTGCTCTGTTGAATTTGGCTGCTCTTGCCTTTGTGAAGTTGCCTGCAGGTCTCTGCAGAAAGGCATggagaaaagtaaaaagaaagcggagaaagaaaagCAAAGCAGTGCAAGGGAAAGATATTGCAGATGAGGACTCTGACATGCAAGACTCTTCTGGGTCTTCTTCTCAGGATGAATTGTTGACTCCACGATACAGCACAAATGCTATGGTCACTGAACAGACTTGTGTCAGTACTGAAAAAGTTTGGGAGGAAGTTGTGGGAAAGAGTTATGTGGGGTTTTGGAGGAATCTTTCTAATAGGGAGCAGACATCCTGA